DNA from Devosia yakushimensis:
CAGAACGCCCGGCCCAAACGCATTCAGCAAGGGGAACGCAAATGAAGACAACACTCGGCACAGCCGTTCTGGGCATCTCGGCCCTGCTCGGCAGCACTGCCTTCGCGCAGGACAATACGCTCACCATCAATTCCTTCGGCGGCGCTTATGAAGAGGCGCATCGCGCCTGCGTCATCGCCCCGTTCGAAGCGGAAACCGGCGCCAAGGTCAATGTCGTCACCGCCTATTCGGCCGACGCCTTCGCCCAGCTGCGCGCCCAAAAGGCAGCGCCGCAATTCGACGTGATCCATTTTTCGGGCGGCCAGGAAATCGTCGCAGCGGCTGAGGGGCTGCTGGCGCCGATCGACAAGGCGAGCCTCACCAACGAACCCGACCTCTACGACTTCGCCAAGAAGGACCTCGCCAATGGCCAGGGCCCGGCCTATTCGATCGCGGCTATCGGGCTGGTCTACAATACCGAAGCGGTGCCCAGCGCGCCGACCAAGTGGGCCGACCTGTTCAACCCCGAATATGGCGAGCACCTGGTGCTGACCGATATTTCCAACGGCTATGGCATGCTGAGCTTTTTGATGCTCAACCAGGTGCGCGGCGGCGATCTCAGCAATGTCCAGCCGGGGCTCG
Protein-coding regions in this window:
- a CDS encoding ABC transporter substrate-binding protein; its protein translation is MKTTLGTAVLGISALLGSTAFAQDNTLTINSFGGAYEEAHRACVIAPFEAETGAKVNVVTAYSADAFAQLRAQKAAPQFDVIHFSGGQEIVAAAEGLLAPIDKASLTNEPDLYDFAKKDLANGQGPAYSIAAIGLVYNTEAVPSAPTKWADLFNPEYGEHLVLTDISNGYGMLSFLMLNQVRGGDLSNVQPGLDAVKELLAAGAIVVSTSPEIQQEFAQNDAWIAPYASDYAFTLRAAGLPSGFVQGEEGTPASYITANLVAGRPNSELALKFIDLEISAEAQKCFAEALRYSPTNSKTELSDDVAADVAYGEAGVAGLIRFDPATIEAFRTAWVEEWNKAIAQ